ATGACCGACTTGACGTCGGCGAAGTCGAGGTTGATCAGGCCGGGCGTGGTGATGAGGTCGGTGATGCCCTGGACACCGGAGAGCAGGACCTGGTCCGCCGACTTGAAGGCGTCGAGGACGGAGACCTGCCGGTCCGAGATGGACAGGAGCCGGTCGTTGGGGATGACGATGAGGGTGTCGACCTCTTCGCGCAGCTCCGCGATGCCGTCCTCGGCCTGGTTGGCGCGGCGGCGGCCCTCGAAGGTGAAGGGCCGGGTGACCACGCCGATGGTGAGGGCGCCGAGCGAGCGCGCGATGTTGGCGACGACGGGTGCGCCGCCGGTGCCGGTGCCACCGCCTTCGCCGGCGGTGACGAAGACCATGTCGGCCCCCTTGAGGACCTCCTCGATCTCCTCGCGGTGGTCCTCTGCGGCCTTGCGGCCGACGGCCGGGTTGGCGCCGGCGCCGAGTCCGCGGGTGAGTTCACGGCCCACGTCGAGCTTGACGTCGGCGTCGCTCATCAACAGGGCTTGCGCGTCGGTGTTGATGGCGATGAACTCGACGCCCTTGAGACCGACCTCGATCATCCGGTTGATGGCATTGACACCACCGCCGCCGACACCGATGACTTTGATGACTGCGAGGTAGTTCTGCGGTGCTGCCACGTCGAAGGCCTCTCGCCTCGAGTTACGTGTCGCCGTTTCGCATGGATGCGATACGGCGACTGATGCCGAATGGGACGGTCCGAACGCCGACCCGAACCCTAACGCTGAAGTTTAGGGTTACCAGTGTGTCTGTTCCTTGGACTCTTCCGAACAGGACACTAAGTCGACAAGTGGCGCACGTTCAACGAACACGCCGAACCTCCCGTTTTTCTTTTCACCCTATGTGATCAGCCGTAGCGCTGCCGAACCAGGGTGCTGGCCTGCGACGATATGCGTCAACTGCCCGACGATGCGGGGGCGGTGGGGACGCTCACGTCGAAGTGCCCTGCCTTGGGTGCCGCTTTCATGAGCGCGGTGAGGGTAGTGGCCTTGGAACGCCCCTTCTCGCCGCTGCCCCACTCGACGGTGCGCCCGCCCTTCAGCTCCAGGGAGATGGAGTCGTACGAACGGACCTTGACGTTCCGGGTATCGCGGGCGACCCCTTCGGGCAGGTCACCGGCGACCCGGACCGCCTCGCGCAGCAGCCGGTCGGCGCCGAAGCGGCGCAGGCTGGCCGCCGCACTGTCCCGGTCCACCCGCATTTCGAGCTTCGGGACTCCCCCCGGCGCGCGTCCGACCGTGGCGAATCGCACTCCCTTGGCGTCCACTTCGACGAACTTTCCGCCCTTTTCGATGAGGAGAACCGGCTTGCGTTCCGTCACTTTGAGTCCGATTCCGTGCGGCCAGGAGCGGACGACGTCAACCGAGTCAATTCGGGGCAATTTTGAGCGCAGCCGGTCTTCGAGCGCATCCGTATCGACCGAAATCAGTGGTGCCCCGACGGGGGCGTCGGCCGCCTCGCGGACTTCTTCGGGCGTCAGGACGCGGGTTCCCGACGTCTTCACGTGTTCGAGACGCAGCCATGGCGAGCCGTAGAGCATCCAGACCGCCCCGGCGCCGAACAGCACGGCGAGCACCGACATGATGATCACAGTGCGCGAACGCGGCAGCCGGAGGCGGCGGATGCGCTGCGGGCGGGGCGGGCCGGACTTCTTCTGCTGCCGTTCGGCGGTGGTCGGTCCGGCCACGGTCCCCTGCCTTCTCACGCGTTGCGGCGTGACGCAATCGCCTCGTACACCATGCCGACGAGCAGCTCGTCGGCGTCCCTGCGGCCGAACTCCGAGGCCGCGCGGGACATCTCGTACAGCCGGTGCGGGTCGGCGAGGACGGGCAGGACGTTGCCCTGGACCCACTCGGGCGTCAGTTCCGCGTCGTCGACCAGCAGTCCGCCGCCGGCCTTGACCACCGGCTGGGCGTTGAGCCGCTGTTCGCCGTTGCCGATCGGCAGCGGGACGTAGGCGGCGGGGAGCCCGACGGCGGAGAGTTCGGCCACGGTCATCGCGCCCGCGCGGCAGAGCATCATGTCGGCCGCGGCGTACGCGAGGTCCATCCGGTCCACGTACGGTACCGGGATGTAGGGGGGCATCCCCGGCATCTGCTGTACCTGCGGCAATTCGTTCTTCGGGCCGACCGCGTGCAGGATCTGGATGCCCGCGCGCTGCAGGACCGGAGCGATCTGCTGGACGACCTCGTTGAGCCGCCGGGCGCCCTGCGAGCCGCCGGAGACGAGCAGTGTCGGCAGGTTGGGGTCGAGACCGAAGGCGGCGCGCGCCTCCGGGCGGACCCTGGCCCGGTCCAGCGTGGCGATGGTGTGCCGCAACGGAATGCCAATGTAGCGGGAGTTGCGCAGCTTGCTGTCGGGCGTGGCGACGGCCACCCCGGAGGCGTATCGCGAACCGATCTTGTTGGCGAGGCCGGGGCGCGCGTTGGCCTCGTGCACCACGATCGGCGTCCCGGTCCGCTTGGCCGCGAGGTAGCCGGGCAGGGCCACGTAGCCGCCGAAGCCGACGACGCAGTCCGCCTTGGTGCGCTCCAGGATCTGCTCGGCCGCCTTGATGGTGCCGCGCAGCCGCCCCGGGACGGTGATCAGTTCAGGGGTTGGCTTGCGCGGCAGCGGGACGGCCGGGATCAGCGCGAGTTCGTAGCCCCGCTCGGGTACGAGTCGGGTCTCGAGTCCACGCTCCGTGCCCAGGGCCGTGATGCCCACGGTCGGGTCCTGCCTCCGCAGGGCGTCCGCGAGGGCGAGCGCGGGCTCGATGTGGCCGGCGGTCCCCCCGCCGGCGAGTACGACATGCACCGAAATTCACCGCTCTCCGGACGAACGCGCCTTGACGCGCCGTCGCATCGTGTTCCATCTCACCCGAGGTTGCCGCATGGCCAGGGCCGCCTTCGCCGCCGGATCCGACCGCGCGAAGGCGATGAGGAGTCCGATGGCGAACATGGTCGGCAGCAGGGCCGAACCCCCGTAGGAGAACAGCGGGAGCGGGACACCGGCGATCGGCAGCAGACCGAGCACCGCACCGACGTTGATCACGGCCTGCGCCGTGATCCAGGTGGTCACGCCTCCCGCGGCATACCGTACGAAGGGGTCCTCCGTGCGTCCGGCCACGCGGATACCCGCATAGCCTAGAGCCGCGAACAGGGCGAGCACCGACAGTGTCCCTGCCAGGCCGAGTTCCTCCCCGGTGATGGCGAAGATGAAGTCGGTGTGCGGTTCAGGCAGTTGACCCCATTTTTCCACACTCGCGCCGAGTCCGGAACCGAAGAATCCACCGGAGGCCAGGGCGTAGATGCCGTGCACGGCCTGCCAGCACTGGTCGCCGGGGCCCGGATCCGTGGCGCCGATGCAGCCGAGCCTCGCCATGCGGTTGGGGCTGGTCTTGATGAGGATCACACCGAGGACCGCCGCGATGCTGAGCACCCCCGCGAAGAGGCGGGTGGGCGCTCCGGCGAGCCAGAGCAGGCCGAAGAGGATCGCGGTGAGGATGATCGCCGTGCCCATGTCGCCGCCGAGCATGATG
The sequence above is a segment of the Streptomyces sp. Je 1-369 genome. Coding sequences within it:
- the ftsZ gene encoding cell division protein FtsZ encodes the protein MAAPQNYLAVIKVIGVGGGGVNAINRMIEVGLKGVEFIAINTDAQALLMSDADVKLDVGRELTRGLGAGANPAVGRKAAEDHREEIEEVLKGADMVFVTAGEGGGTGTGGAPVVANIARSLGALTIGVVTRPFTFEGRRRANQAEDGIAELREEVDTLIVIPNDRLLSISDRQVSVLDAFKSADQVLLSGVQGITDLITTPGLINLDFADVKSVMSEAGSALMGIGSARGDDRAVAAAEMAISSPLLEASIDGARGVLLSISGGSDLGLFEINEAAQLVSEAAHPEANIIFGAVIDDALGDEVRVTVIAAGFDGGQPPSKRDTVLGSASSGQAKREEPATPARPAESSRPAFGGLGSVTPRDEPAAPEPAESAAVSEAPSAPSAPPQVPPARPYQDSQAEELDVPDFLK
- a CDS encoding cell division protein FtsQ/DivIB, with protein sequence MAGPTTAERQQKKSGPPRPQRIRRLRLPRSRTVIIMSVLAVLFGAGAVWMLYGSPWLRLEHVKTSGTRVLTPEEVREAADAPVGAPLISVDTDALEDRLRSKLPRIDSVDVVRSWPHGIGLKVTERKPVLLIEKGGKFVEVDAKGVRFATVGRAPGGVPKLEMRVDRDSAAASLRRFGADRLLREAVRVAGDLPEGVARDTRNVKVRSYDSISLELKGGRTVEWGSGEKGRSKATTLTALMKAAPKAGHFDVSVPTAPASSGS
- the murG gene encoding undecaprenyldiphospho-muramoylpentapeptide beta-N-acetylglucosaminyltransferase — protein: MHVVLAGGGTAGHIEPALALADALRRQDPTVGITALGTERGLETRLVPERGYELALIPAVPLPRKPTPELITVPGRLRGTIKAAEQILERTKADCVVGFGGYVALPGYLAAKRTGTPIVVHEANARPGLANKIGSRYASGVAVATPDSKLRNSRYIGIPLRHTIATLDRARVRPEARAAFGLDPNLPTLLVSGGSQGARRLNEVVQQIAPVLQRAGIQILHAVGPKNELPQVQQMPGMPPYIPVPYVDRMDLAYAAADMMLCRAGAMTVAELSAVGLPAAYVPLPIGNGEQRLNAQPVVKAGGGLLVDDAELTPEWVQGNVLPVLADPHRLYEMSRAASEFGRRDADELLVGMVYEAIASRRNA
- the ftsW gene encoding putative lipid II flippase FtsW codes for the protein MRVARRPAPVRARGATQPPGESGPRRLYNRARKAWDRPLTAYYLIFGSSLLITVLGLVMVYSASMIQALQLNLPASYFFRKQFVAAVLGTILLLVAMRMPIKLHRALAYPILAVTVFLMALVQIPGIGRSVNGNQNWIYLGGPFQLQPSEFGKLALVLWGADLLARKHDKRLLAQWKHMLVPLVPVAFMLLGLIMLGGDMGTAIILTAILFGLLWLAGAPTRLFAGVLSIAAVLGVILIKTSPNRMARLGCIGATDPGPGDQCWQAVHGIYALASGGFFGSGLGASVEKWGQLPEPHTDFIFAITGEELGLAGTLSVLALFAALGYAGIRVAGRTEDPFVRYAAGGVTTWITAQAVINVGAVLGLLPIAGVPLPLFSYGGSALLPTMFAIGLLIAFARSDPAAKAALAMRQPRVRWNTMRRRVKARSSGER